A portion of the Strix uralensis isolate ZFMK-TIS-50842 unplaced genomic scaffold, bStrUra1 scaffold_435, whole genome shotgun sequence genome contains these proteins:
- the LOC141938930 gene encoding LOW QUALITY PROTEIN: uncharacterized protein LOC141938930 (The sequence of the model RefSeq protein was modified relative to this genomic sequence to represent the inferred CDS: inserted 2 bases in 2 codons), with protein MFFRFRSGAALSRRSLSRPPPPPAQGPGKNSERGRGRKAKRGAPRGVDTDTRVPRHALTRGDPDVQNPHIPPPGDPDVQNPHIPPPRVPDVQNPHIPPQGSQMSRTPISPPQGDPDIQNPHIPPRPHRDLQPPPTAAPHPPTPPSAVPTAAAARGPSILLLLLRLSPGSSPPSGGRYLLIDNQGLPYTVLVXEPGGPGTLRRAFSCPVCGRSFEYLSYLQRHSIXHSEHKPHVCRACGKAFKRTSHLERHKYTHAGRKPHACPLCPRRFRDSGELAHHQRVHTGERPFQCPHCHMRFGERNTLQRHVRRKHLPRPPAP; from the exons ATGTTTTTTCGGTTCCGCTCGGGGGCGGCTCTTTCGCGACGCTCCCTgagccgcccgcccccgccgcccgcgcagGGACCGGGGAAAAATTCCGAGCGCGGCCGCGGGCGAAAAGCGAAgcgcggg GCACCGCGTGGGGTGGACACGGACACGCGTGTGCCCCGACACGCGCTGACACGc GGTGACCCAGATGTCCagaacccccatatccccccccccGGTGACCCAGATGTCCagaacccccatatcccccctcCCAGGGTCCCAGATGTCCagaacccccatatccccccccaGG GGTCCCAGATGTCCagaacccccatatcccccccccaGGGTGACCCAGATATCCagaacccccatatcccccccagg ccacACCGAGACCTCCAACCAccccccaccgccgccccccacccccccacccccccctccgccgtccccaccgccgccgccgcccgtggaccctccatcctcctcctcctcctccgcctctcGCCGGGGTCCAGCCCCCCATCCGGGGGTCGTTACCTTCTGATCGACAACCAAGGGCTTCCCTACACGGTTTTGG CCGAACCCGGGGGTCCCGGGACCCTCCGTCGCGCTTTCTCGTGCCCGGTTTGCGGCCGCTCCTTCGAGTACCTCTCGTACCTGCAGCGTCACAGCA ACCACTCGGAGCACAAACCCCACGTCTGTCGCGCCTGCGGCAAAGCCTTCAAGAGAACGTCCCACCTGGAACGGCACAAATACACCCACGCCGGCCGCAAGCCCCACGCTTGCCCCCTCTGCCCCCGACGCTTCCGGGACTCGGGGGAATTGGCCCATCACCAGCGGGTGCACACGGGGGAACGACCCTTCCAGTGTCCCCACTGCCACATGCGGTTCGGGGAGAGGAACACGCTCCAACGACACGTCCGGCGCAAGCACCTgccccgcccgccggcgccgtga
- the ZNF865 gene encoding LOW QUALITY PROTEIN: zinc finger protein 865 (The sequence of the model RefSeq protein was modified relative to this genomic sequence to represent the inferred CDS: inserted 4 bases in 2 codons) — protein sequence MEANVSDESVHFQSYPFDFLEFLNHQRFEPMEPYGHEHPKTLPALPCXPSPPSTTPPPPGAPPFDRSPAAKHKDFKAEGGASSSSSSSSSSQPKKADGSVGVQAGAPPYPSPAVPPXPPQPLFEAAGTFNAPQWGIVDLSSHQHLFGGLKRGGTVAVAAGTAVAGTPTAPPAPPEASSKDEKSYFRRLKYFMERRFPCGVCQKSFKQSSHLVQHMLVHSGERPYECGTCGRTYNHVSSLIRHRRCHKEATEDGGAAGVTPAALPTTSGVMPAPNGAAGVLPAPNGVNPLASGVAAATGVAAAPNGVNATPNGVNLAASGVMPAPNGVTAAPNGVNTAPNGVNVALSGVIPAPNGAAALSGVIPAPGGVIPAPGGVILAPSGVIPTPSGVTLAPGGATPAPSGTAPDGPFTCSLCWKVFKKPSHLHQHQIIHTGEKPFSCSVCAKSFNRRESLTRHVKTHSGLLRVPCAVCGKEFRDPAYLLRHQAAHSGQRPDYKCEVCGKAYAAPQSLLRHRQVHAGPKTNAAAYPGIPKAGMFPGAYAGPEGEAKAGDGAGGFLSPAPAALLAPGKSFGCGICGRAFGRRETLKRHERIHTGEKPHQCAVCGKRFRESFHLSKHHVVHTRERPYKCELCGKAFGYPQSLTRHKQIHRLPLPCGLGGAGAPPEGLSYGCGECGERFPDLFRAVNHKEAHAGEKPYGCDACGKAFGFIENLMWHKLVHQAAPERLLPEGGPPAESGLQPPEEHPVVPSGERFTCGTCGQSFKHFLGLVTHKYVHLVRRTLACGVCGQNFAGAYDLLLHRRRHLQKRHFGCSVCGKRFWEAALLMRHQRCHTEERPYRCAVCGRGFLRSWYLRQHKVVHTGERAYKCALCNKRFAQSSSLAEHQRLHVVARPQRCQTCGKTFRYRSNLLEHRRVHLGEKVYRCELCGKSFFYLSSILRHQRSHDARRDLRCSACLKLFKDPKYFSKHLQTHQGGRPFKCSTCGEAFRNTYGLKKHRHGHKLERLAALAHKDA from the exons ATGGAAGCCAACGTCAGCGACGAGAGCGTCCACTTCCAGAGTTACCCCTTCGACTTCCTCGAGTTCCTCAACCACCAGCGCTTCGAGCCCATGGAGCCCTACGGCCACGAGCACCCCAAAACCCTGCccgccctcccctg ccccagccccccttcgactaccccccccccacccggcGCCCCCCCCTTCGACCGCTCCCCCGCTGCCAAGCACAAAGACTTCAAGGCCGAAGGCGgcgcctcctcttcctcctcctcctcttcctcctcccagccaAAAAAGGCGGACGGCAGCGTGGGGGTGCAAGCGGGGGCCCCCCCATACCCcagcccggccgtgccccc ccctccacagCCCCTCTTCGAGGCCGCCGGCACCTTCAACGCGCCCCAATGGGGCATCGTGGACCTCTCGAGCCACCAGCACCTCTTCGGGGGGCTGAAACGAGGCGGGACAGTGGCGGTGGCAGCGGGGACAGCGGTGGCGGGGACCCCaacggcccccccggcccccccggagGCGTCGTCGAAGGATGAGAAGAGCTATTTCCGCCGGTTGAAGTATTTTATGGAGCGGCGCTTCCCTTGCGGCGTCTGCCAGAAGTCCTTCAAGCAGTCGTCCCACCTGGTGCAGCACATGCTGGTGCACAGCGGCGAGCGGCCGTACGAGTGCGGCACCTGCGGCCGCACCTACAACCACGTCTCCAGCCTCATCCGCCACCGACGCTGCCACAAAGAAGCCACCGAGGACGGCGGCGCTGCCGGCGTCACCCCCGCGGCGCTGCCCACCACCTCCGGGGTCATGCCGGCACCCAACGGGGCCGCTGGGGTCTTGCCGGCGCCCAACGGAGTCAACCCGTTGGCCAGCGGCGTCGCGGCGGCGACCGGCGTTGCCGCGGCGCCCAACGGCGTCAACGCGACTCCCAACGGCGTCAACCTGGCGGCGAGCGGGGTCATGCCGGCGCCCAACGGCGTCACCGCGGCGCCCAACGGCGTCAACACGGCGCCCAACGGGGTCAACGTCGCGTTGAGCGGCGTCATCCCGGCGCCCAACGGGGCCGCGGCGTTGAGCGGCGTCATCCCGGCGCCCGGCGGCGTCATCCCGGCACCCGGCGGGGTCATCCTGGCGCCGAGCGGGGTCATCCCGACGCCCAGCGGGGTCACTTTGGCGCCCGGCGGTGCCACCCCGGCGCCCAGCGGCACCGCCCCGGATGGCCCCTTCACTTGCTCGTTGTGTTGGAAGGTCTTCAAGAAGCCGAGTCACCTCCACCAACACCAAATCATCCACACCGGTGAGAAGCCCTTCAGCTGCTCGGTGTGCGCCAAGAGCTTCAACCGGCGCGAGAGCCTCACCCGCCACGTCAAGACGCACTCGGGGCTCCTGCGGGTGCCCTGCGCCGTCTGCGGGAAGGAATTCCGCGACCCGGCCTACCTGCTGCGGCACCAAGCGGCCCACAGCGGCCAACGCCCCGACTACAAGTGCGAGGTGTGCGGCAAGGCCTACGCCGCCCCGCAGAGCCTCCTGCGGCACCGCCAGGTCCACGCCGGCCCTAAAACCAACGCGGCGGCGTATCCCGGCATCCCCAAAGCCGGGATGTTCCCCGGCGCCTACGCGGGGCCGGAGGGAGAAGCGAAAGCGGGTGACGGCGCCGGGGGTTTCTTGTCGCCGGCGCCGGCCGCGTTGTTGGCGCCGGGGAAGAGTTTTGGCTGCGGGATCTGCGGGCGAGCGTTCGGCCGGCGGGAGACGTTGAAGCGGCACGAACGGATCCACACCGGGGAGAAGCCGCACCAATGCGCCGTGTGCGGCAAACGCTTCCGCGAGTCCTTCCACCTCAGCAAGCACCACGTGGTGCACACCCGCGAGCGCCCCTACAAGTGCGAGCTCTGCGGCAAAGCCTTCGGCTACCCCCAAAGCCTCACCCGCCACAAGCAAATCCACCGCCTGCCTTTGCCGTGCGGCTTAGGGGGTGCCGGCGCCCCCCCCGAGGGGCTGAGCTACGGCTGCGGCGAATGCGGCGAGCGCTTCCCCGATCTTTTCCGCGCCGTCAACCACAAGGAAGCCCACGCCGGGGAGAAACCCTACGGCTGCGACGCCTGCGGCAAAGCTTTCGGCTTCATCGAGAACCTGATGTGGCACAAGCTGGTTCACCAAGCCGCCCCCGAGCGGTTGCTGCCCGAGGGGGGGCCGCCGGCTGAGAGCGGGCTGCAGCCCCCCGAGGAGCACCCGGTGGTGCCGAGCGGCGAGCGCTTCACCTGCGGCACCTGCGGGCAGAGCTTCAAGCATTTTTTGGGGCTGGTGACCCACAAATACGTCCACTTGGTGCGGCGGACGCTGGCTTGCGGCGTTTGCGGCCAGAATTTCGCCGGCGCTTACGATCTGCTGCTCCACCGGCGCCGCCACTTGCAGAAGCGTCACTTCGGGTGTTCGGTTTGCGGGAAACGCTTCTGGGAAGCGGCGTTGCTGATGCGGCACCAGCGCTGCCACACCGAGGAGCGGCCCTACCGCTGCGCCGTCTGCGGCCGCGGGTTCCTGCGCTCCTGGTACCTGCGGCAGCACAAGGTGGTGCACACGGGCGAACGCGCCTACAAGTGCGCGCTCTGCAACAAACGCTTCGCCCAATCCTCCAGCCTGGCCGAACACCAGCGGCTCCACGTCGTCGCCCGCCCCCAACGCTGCCAAACTTGCGGGAAAACCTTCCGTTACCGCTCGAACCTCCTGGAGCACCGACGCGTTCACCTGGGCGAGAAGGTTTACCGCTGCGAGCTCTGCGGGAAGAGTTTCTTCTACCTGTCGTCCATCCTGCGGCACCAGCGCTCGCACGACGCCCGCCGCGATTTGCGCTGCTCCGCCTGCCTCAAGCTCTTCAAGGACCCCAAATATTTCAGCAAACACCTGCAGACGCACCAGGGCGGGCGACCCTTCAAGTGCAGCACCTGCGGCGAAGCTTTTCGCAACACCTACGGCCTCAAGAAGCACCGGCACGGCCACAAGCTCGAGCGTCTGGCCGCCCTGGCGCACAAGGACGCCTGA